GGTACACGGTCTGGTTTCGAGACGCACTGCTCGCTGCGCTCGCGGTGCTCCTCAACCAACAACTTCTGCTGGTTGAGGAGGCCGCCCGCGGCCGTCTCGAAACCACTACTGCTCCTCAACCGGCGGCACTGTTGGTCGAGTAGCGAGCGCCGGCGAGCGTATCGAGACCCCGGTAGTCAGCCGATCGTGCGCACCGCATCGACCACGTGGTTCCAGAACTTCGGCGCGTCCAGGTCGACGGCGACCTGAGTCGTGCAGTCTGCCGGTGCGGGGGAGCGGAAGTCCGCAACCGTCATTCCGAGGGTGAGGGTGCCCGTGAGCTCAACATCCAGTGGCGCCGTGCGCACGGTCATCACCGTCGGATCGATCACATACGCCACGGCGCATGCGTCGTGCACCGGTGGCGAGTCGAAGCCCTGGGCATCCTTGTACGAGTGAGCGAAGAACGCAAGCAGATCGACGACGAGCCGCCCCGGACCCGTGTCGATCGCGGTGAAGCGCTCGACGACATCCGGGGTTGCCAACGCTTGGTGGGTGAGATCCAGGCCGACCATCGTCAACGGCCAGCGCTCGTTGAAGACGATGTGTGCGGCCTCGGGGTCGACGATGATGTTGAACTCCGCGGTCGCGCTCCAGTTGCCTGTCGCGTAGCCGCCGCCCATCAGCACCACCTCGCGCACCCGGTCCACGATGCGCGGTTCGCGGCGCGCGGCCATCGCGATATTGGTCAGCGGGCCGGTCGGCACCAGCGTGATCTCACCGGGCGTGTGGCTCATCACCGTGTCGATGATGAGGTCGACGGCGTGGCGGTCGTCCAGCGACACGGTCGGCACCGGGAGCTCGGGCCCGTCCATACCGCTGTCGCCATGGATACTTTCCGCGAACGACCGCGCCCGCACGAGCGGGCGGTCCAGGCCCGCCGCGATCGGCACATCGGTGATGCCGGCAATGGTCGCGACGGCCAAGGCATTTCGGGTGACTTTCTCGAGCGTCTGGTTTCCGGCGACCGTCGTGATGGCCGCCAGTTCGATCTCGGCGCTGCCGTGCGCGAGCAACATCGCAATGGCGTCGTCGTGCCCGGGGTCGCAATCGAGAATGATCGTGCGTGACATGGTGCGATCTCGTTCCATTTTCGTGGGTGAAATTAAACTTTGTATATGCAAGACTAGACGAATGACAACACTTGCCCAAGAGGGTGCAGCGCGAATCGAATGGATCCGTTCTCGGATGACCATGCTCGCCGAAATCCGCTCCGAACTACAGCAGACCACACCGTTCGCCGGCCATCGAATCGGCATGTCACTGCACTTGGAGCCGAAGACAGCCGTTCTGCTCGAGACGCTGGCCGCCGGCGGTGCCGAGATCGTTGCCACCGGTAACCACGGCTCCACTCAAGACGACGTCGTCGCGGCCCTCCGCGAAACCGGCATGACCCTGTTCGGGCGCCGCGACGACAGCATCGAACAGCACCACACCAACATCGCAGCAGTGCTTGATTCGAACCCGGACATGCTGCTCGACAACGGCGGTGATCTCGCTGCCGGAATCGTGGCTCGGGATGCTGCTGCGCACGTCATCGGCGGAACCGAGGAAACGACATCCGGCGGCTTGCGCCTGCGCGGCGAACTGGCGGGGCGTGTGCCGTTCCCGATGATCGTGATTAACGACAGCATGCTCAAAGCGATCGGCGAAAACCGGCACGGGGTCGGCCAGTCCGTACTGGAGAGCTTCATGCGCATCACGAACGTCATGGTGCCGGGCCGGCACGTGCTCGTCATCGGCTACGGCTGGTGTGGCCGCGGCATCGCAGAATCGTTCCGCGCGCTCGGAGCTCAGGTCGCGGTCGCCGAGGTCGACGAACTGAAGGGCTTCGAGGCCGCGCTCGACGGCTTCCGCGTCGGCAGCACGGCCGAACTTCTCGGCTGGGCGGATGTGGTGATCACCGCCACCGGGCAGCCCGGCGTTCTCAACGCGGCTGACTTTGCTCACCTGCGCGACGGTGTCATCCTGGCGAACAGTGGCCACTTCCCCTGGGAAATCGACGTGCCGGCGCTTCACGCAGCCAGCACCGGTTCACGCACGATTGCCGACGCGCTCGAACGCATCGACCTGCCAGACGGGCGTCATGTCATCCTGCTTGCGGAGGGCCGCATGGTCAACCTCGCCGGGCGCGACCCGAAGGGCAACTCACTCGAGGCCATGGATCTCGGCTTCATGCTGCAGGTGCTCTCGCTCGAACGTGTCGCGACGGTGCACGACGCTGCCGGGCACGACTCGACCGCGCACGACTCGACCGCACACGCCCTGCTCGCAGGCCCACAGCCGGTGCCGCGCGACATCGAGCGGCGCATAGCCCGCGCGTTCCTGAGCGCCCTCGACAGCGCACGCTGATCCGGCGCGGATTGACACAAGCCGATGCCCGACTACACCGTTCCCGCCCTGGAGAAGGGGCT
The Rathayibacter sp. SW19 DNA segment above includes these coding regions:
- the uriH gene encoding uridine-preferring nucleoside hydrolase UriH yields the protein MSRTIILDCDPGHDDAIAMLLAHGSAEIELAAITTVAGNQTLEKVTRNALAVATIAGITDVPIAAGLDRPLVRARSFAESIHGDSGMDGPELPVPTVSLDDRHAVDLIIDTVMSHTPGEITLVPTGPLTNIAMAARREPRIVDRVREVVLMGGGYATGNWSATAEFNIIVDPEAAHIVFNERWPLTMVGLDLTHQALATPDVVERFTAIDTGPGRLVVDLLAFFAHSYKDAQGFDSPPVHDACAVAYVIDPTVMTVRTAPLDVELTGTLTLGMTVADFRSPAPADCTTQVAVDLDAPKFWNHVVDAVRTIG
- a CDS encoding adenosylhomocysteinase — translated: MIVRDMVRSRSIFVGEIKLCICKTRRMTTLAQEGAARIEWIRSRMTMLAEIRSELQQTTPFAGHRIGMSLHLEPKTAVLLETLAAGGAEIVATGNHGSTQDDVVAALRETGMTLFGRRDDSIEQHHTNIAAVLDSNPDMLLDNGGDLAAGIVARDAAAHVIGGTEETTSGGLRLRGELAGRVPFPMIVINDSMLKAIGENRHGVGQSVLESFMRITNVMVPGRHVLVIGYGWCGRGIAESFRALGAQVAVAEVDELKGFEAALDGFRVGSTAELLGWADVVITATGQPGVLNAADFAHLRDGVILANSGHFPWEIDVPALHAASTGSRTIADALERIDLPDGRHVILLAEGRMVNLAGRDPKGNSLEAMDLGFMLQVLSLERVATVHDAAGHDSTAHDSTAHALLAGPQPVPRDIERRIARAFLSALDSAR